The Salinirubrum litoreum genome segment GGTCGCCCGACGCGGGGGTCACAAGAGTAATACGAGCCACAGCCAATGTTCAGCCAATGACACGCTCCTTCGTTTCGGCTCCTCGGTACGTCCAGGGCGTCGGAGTCCTGAGCGAACTCGGCTCTCACGTGGAAGGGGTGGGTACCACCGCGCTGGTGATCACCGACGACGTCGTCCACGACGTCGTCGTCGACGGGATCGACGGGCCGTTCTCGGGGGGCGCGGCGACGTATCACGCCGTACGGTTCGGCGGTGAGTGTACCGACGCCGAGATAACTCGGCTCTCGGCGATCGCTCGAGACCGGGACGCAGACGTGATCGTGGGGGCGGGCGGGGGGAAGGCGATCGACGTCGCGAAGGCCGTCCGCGGACGGGTCGGCGGTGCGCTCGTCTCTCTGCCCACGATCGCCTCGACGGACGCGCCGACGAGCGGTATCTCGGTCGTGTACTCGGAGGACGGTCGACTCGACGGCGGGATCGTCCACGACCGCCGCCCGGATCTGGTCCTCGTCGACACGGGAGTCGTGGCGCGAGCACCGACTCGATGGTTCGTCTCCGGTGTCGGTGACGCACTCGCCACGCGGTTCGAGGCAACCGCGACGGTGGAGAGTGGCGGGGAGACGGTCGCGGGGGGACAGCCGACACGGGCGGGGGTCGCACTCGCGAGACAGTGTTACGAGGTCCTCCGCTCGTCCGCGCCCGCGGCGGTGACGGCGGTGAACGACGGAACCGTCACGGACGCCGTCGAGGAGACGACGGAGGCCATCGTCCTCCTCTCCGGGCTGGGCTTCGAGAACGGTGGACTCGCCGCCGCACACGCGGTTCACGACGGGATCGTGTCCGCGGTCGAGACCGACGCGACACACGGGGAGAAGGTCTGCTTCGGCTTGCTCACGCAACTCGTCCTCGAGGGTCGAGAGACGTCGACTGTTCGTGAGGTCGCCCGGTTCGCCAGCGACCTCGGGCTCCCGGTGACGCTCGACGCGATCGGCGTCCCCACCGACCGCGTCGACGCCGTCGCCGAGGCCGCGTGCAGTAGTCGCACGTCGATGGGCAACCAACCGGGGAACCCGACGCCAGCGGACGTCGAATCGGCGTTGCTGGGTGCAGACGACGTCGGCCACTCGCTGTAGGCGAGTCCCGACTCGTCGGCGTTCGACACTGCTTTTCGTGACAGTCGTTCCAGCGACGAGAATATACGAGAGACTGTTCTAGAAGACAGAACGAATCTGTCTGTGTTTCTCTCGCCAGAACGTTTATGTACCACTGTTCTGTTTCGAGCGTATGGCCGAGGATCACGACGACGACGACGACCGGCACACCGTGCAGACGGCACAGACGACCTTCCGCGTCCTCGACGCGGTACGGGCGCGCGAACAGGCCGGTGTCACGGAACTCGCGGCGGCACTGGACATGTCGAAGAGTGCCGTCCACCGACATCTCGCGACGCTCGTCGCGGAGGACCGCGTCGAGAAGCACGACGGCGAGTACCGGCGCGCGCTCCGCGAGACGGCGGGTGCAGACGTCGTCTTCGAGATCGTCGAAGTGCTGAAGGAACTCGGACGGGCGACGCCTGCAGAGGTCGCCACGGCCGTCGACAGGTCGGAGCGCACCGTCTCGCACTACCTCTCGTGGCTCGAAACGAAGCAGTACGTCACCCGACAGGGCGAGACGTACCAGAACGGACTGCGATTCCTCGACATCGGCGAGCGTGTGAAACACGGCACGGGGATCTTCGACATCGCGGTCGAACAGGTCGACGCCCTCGCCGAGGAGAGCGGCGAACTCGCGCTGTTGAGCGTTCTGGAACACGGACAGAACGTCCTCCTGTACAAGTCGAGCGGGGCCGACGCCATTCAGACCTCCCACGAGATCGGGCTCCGAGAGCCACTCCACTGTAGCGGCCTGGGGAAGTCGATCCTCTCGGCACTCCCTCGCGAGCGAGTCGAACAGATCGTCGACGAACACGGCCTGCCGGCGTTCACCGAGAACACGATCACCGACCGCGAGGAACTGTTCGCGGAACTGGATCGGACCCGTGATCGAGGGTTCGCGATCGACGACGAGGAGGCGAAGCCGGGCATCCGGTGTATCGCAGCACCCGTCGTCATCGGCGACGGGAAACTCTACGGGGCCGTCAGCATCACGGCACCGGAGAGTCGGATCCACGGAGAGCGGCTAGAAGAGACGCTTCCCGAGGCCGTCACGGGGGCGGCGAACGTCATCGAAGTGAACTCGATATACGTCTGATCGGGGGAGTCGTCTGCGGTCGATACTCACGCGGTCGGCGTGAGGGGTTCGTCCGTCTGCGTGAGCACGTTCGTCTCGGTCTCGGCGTCGAACAGGTGGACGTCGGACTCGTCGAAGGTCACGAGCGCGGAGTCACCGGTCGACGGGCGCACGTCGGCGTCTGCACGGACCGTACACTCCTGGCCGGCGAGCGTCACGTAGAGGTAGTTGTCCGACCCGACGGGTTCGACCACGTCGACGCGTGTCTCGATCGTGTTTCCGCCGGACTCCTCGGCCAGTCGGATGTCTTCGGGACGGATGCCGAGGACGAGTCGGTCGCCGGTCAGGTTCGACCGAGCTCGTTCAGCGAGTCGATCCGAGAGGTCGTACTCGAAGCCGTCGCCGACGAGCGTCGTCCCGTCGAGCCGAACGTCGAACTGGTTCATCGCGGGACTCCCGATGAAGTCGGCGACGAACATGTTCGCCGGGTGGTTGTAGATCTCGTCGGGCGTCCCCACCTGCTGGATCGTCCCGTTGGCGATGATGACGATCCGGTCGGACATCGTCATCGCCTCCTCCTGATCGTGTGTGACGTAGAGGGTCGTCGTGTCGAGATCCTCCTGGATGCGCTGGAGTTCGGTGCGCATGTGCATCTTCAGCTTCGCGTCGAGGTTCGACAACGGCTCGTCCATCAGGAAGACCTCGGGTTCTCGAACGATGGCGCGGCCGGTTGCGACGCGTTGCTGTTGTCCCCCCGAGAGGTTCGCGGGCTTCTTGTCCAGGTGTTCCTCGATGCCGAGCATCTCAGCGGCCTCGACGACGCGCGTGTCGATCTCCTCGCTGGAGAGGTCGGTCGTCAGGCGAAGCCCGTACGACATGTTCTCCTTGACCGTCATGTGCGGGTACAGCGCGTAGTTCTGGAACACCATCGCGATACCCCGATCCCGTGGGTGAACGTCGTTGATGACGCGGTCACCGATGGCGATCTCACCCGCACTGATCTCTTCTAAGCCCGCCACCATCCGCAGGACGGTCGACTTCCCCGACCCCGACGGCCCGAGAATGGAGACGAACTCCCCGTCCTCGATACCGAGGTCCACGTTCTCGACGGCGAGGATGTCGCCGTACATCTTCTTGACGTCTCTGAATGTGACTCCACTCATGATCTGGCGGTGGGGTATGTCGTGAGGAAACATATATAATTTTTCATCGCAGACTGATTCTTCGGGTCGAAAGCCGCTTCAACGGGGCGTAGAACGCCTCTAACGCACGATCGCGCCTCGAAGCCTCCCGAGGCATACTGTGGACAACAACAATTATATACCTTCATTTTAAATCGTCGTTTCGATGGTTCGCAAGCAGAGCGACTCCTCGGCGAGTAGGCGCAGGTTTATCAAAGTAGCCGGTGCGACCGGAATCGCCGGCCTCGCGGGATGTCTCGGTGGCGGTGGTGGGGGCGGCGGAACTGCCGGTAGTTCCGGTTCCGGGACGACGACCCTGCAGTTCTGGACGCTGTTCGCCGGCGGTGACGGCGAAGCGATGAAGTCGATGGTCGACCAGTTCAACGAAGAACACGACTCGATCCAGGTCGAACGGCAACGCCAGCCGTTCGCCGAGTACTACGACAAACTGTTCACGGCGATGACGGGCGGCAACGCGCCGGACCTCGCGGTGTTCCACACCACGGAACTCCAGCGATTCGTCCAGGCGATGCAACCGCTCGGAGACTTGCTCTCGTCCGGCGCGAGTGACGCGTACGTCTCGTCCATCTGGGACCAGACCCAGTTCGACGGCTCACGTGTCGCACTGCCGCTCGACACGCACCCGAACGGGCTCTACTACAACAAGGACATCTTCGAGGAGGCCGGTCTCGACCCGGAGAGTCCGCCGACCTCCTTCTCGGAACTCACGGAGGCCGCGAACACGATCGAGTCCGAGACGGACAAACTCGCGTTCAGCCCGGACCCGTACAACCTCTATCAGGTCCGCCAGTACATCGCGTGGCTCCGTGGCCGTGGCGGCACGTTCCTGAACGAAGACAAGACCAGCGCCGAGTTCGGTGACGCCGAGGGGACGGCCCTCGGCGAGTTCTACGGGAACATCACCAACGAGTGGGGCTGGGACCGGCCCGACGCGACGGAGAATCGCGGAACCAAGGCCTTCCGCTCGGGCGACATGGCGATGACGATCAACGGCACCTGGTACTACGGCGTCCTCCAGTCGCAGGACTTCGAGTGGGGCATGACCCAGCCGTTCGTCGGTCCCGAGCAGTCGACCGACCTCACGTGGGCCAACAGCCACACCCTCGGCGTCCCGGCCGGGACGGACAAGGCGCAGGCGGCCACGGAAGTCGCGGAGTGGCTCACGCAGAACAGCCTCACGTGGGGGACGGACGCGGGTCACCTGCCGGCGGCGTCCGGCGTCCTCGAGTCCGACGACCTGCGCTCGGCGACCGTCTGGGAGAAGACGCTCTCGACGTACAACGAGATGGCACAGAACGGGGCGCTCGCCTACATGCCGAGTACCGAGAACAACCAGGACTACCAGCGGCCGGTCAACAAGGCGATCCAGCAGATCTACTCCGGTCAGGCGGAGGCCGCCGACGTGATCCCGAGCGCCGCCGAGCAAGTCACGAGTAACCTCCAGGGATGACCGCAGATGGCAACTGAAGATCGGCTGTCGGTGAGACGAAAGCTCCGGTCGATAGACCTCAGTGACGGCGAGACGCGCGACGGGATCCTGTTCGCACTCCCGTACTTCGCGCTGTTCTCGGTGTTCCTGCTGTACCCCCTGGTGAAGGGGTTCTACATGAGCCTCTTCGACTGGAACGCGTTCGCCCCGGCACAGTCGGAGTTCATCCTCTTCGAGAACTACGCGCGGATGCTGGGCGATCCGGCGTTCTGGAAGTCGGTCAGGGCCACGGTCGTCTTCGTCGTCCTGACCGTCCCGACGCTCGTCGTCCTGGGGCTGGCACTGGCACTGGGCGTCAATCGTGACATCAAGGGGAAGCGCGTGCTCCGGACGGTGTTCTTCAGCCCGTACGTGCTGACCGTCTCTGTCGTCTCGCTGATCTGGGCGGAGCTGTACGCCCCCCAGTACGGGGCGATCAACTACTACGTCGGATACCTCGTCCAGAACCCCCCGTCGTGGCTGAACTCGTTCACCTGGGCGATGCCGGCGATCGCCATCGCGACGATCTGGTGGACCGTCGGGTTCAACTTCGTCATCCTCCTCGCCGCCCGGCAGAGCGTGCCGGAGCGACTCTACGAGGCGGCGAAGATCGACGGCGCGAGTTCCTGGCGTGCGTTCAAAGACATCACCGTCCCACAGATGCGGTCGGCGATCGTCTTCGTCACGACGGTGCAGTTCATCTGGTCGTTCCAGGTGTTCGGACAGGCGTACATCATGACCAACGGTGGGCCGGGCGAGTCGACCCAGACGCTCGTGATGTATCTCTTCCGGATGGCGTTCAACGAGGGACAGTTCGGCTACGCGGCCGCCGTGGGCTACTTCCTGTTCTTCGTCCTGGTGGCCGTGTCGCTGGGGAACTACTACTTCGTCAGCGGAGGTGAGAGCGCGTGAGCACCGCCAGTTCGCGACTCCTGTCGGAACGGGTCCGCTCGATCGGCGTCTACGCCGCGCTGTACGGCACGGCGGC includes the following:
- a CDS encoding glycerol dehydrogenase translates to MTRSFVSAPRYVQGVGVLSELGSHVEGVGTTALVITDDVVHDVVVDGIDGPFSGGAATYHAVRFGGECTDAEITRLSAIARDRDADVIVGAGGGKAIDVAKAVRGRVGGALVSLPTIASTDAPTSGISVVYSEDGRLDGGIVHDRRPDLVLVDTGVVARAPTRWFVSGVGDALATRFEATATVESGGETVAGGQPTRAGVALARQCYEVLRSSAPAAVTAVNDGTVTDAVEETTEAIVLLSGLGFENGGLAAAHAVHDGIVSAVETDATHGEKVCFGLLTQLVLEGRETSTVREVARFASDLGLPVTLDAIGVPTDRVDAVAEAACSSRTSMGNQPGNPTPADVESALLGADDVGHSL
- a CDS encoding IclR family transcriptional regulator domain-containing protein, producing the protein MAEDHDDDDDRHTVQTAQTTFRVLDAVRAREQAGVTELAAALDMSKSAVHRHLATLVAEDRVEKHDGEYRRALRETAGADVVFEIVEVLKELGRATPAEVATAVDRSERTVSHYLSWLETKQYVTRQGETYQNGLRFLDIGERVKHGTGIFDIAVEQVDALAEESGELALLSVLEHGQNVLLYKSSGADAIQTSHEIGLREPLHCSGLGKSILSALPRERVEQIVDEHGLPAFTENTITDREELFAELDRTRDRGFAIDDEEAKPGIRCIAAPVVIGDGKLYGAVSITAPESRIHGERLEETLPEAVTGAANVIEVNSIYV
- a CDS encoding ABC transporter ATP-binding protein — translated: MSGVTFRDVKKMYGDILAVENVDLGIEDGEFVSILGPSGSGKSTVLRMVAGLEEISAGEIAIGDRVINDVHPRDRGIAMVFQNYALYPHMTVKENMSYGLRLTTDLSSEEIDTRVVEAAEMLGIEEHLDKKPANLSGGQQQRVATGRAIVREPEVFLMDEPLSNLDAKLKMHMRTELQRIQEDLDTTTLYVTHDQEEAMTMSDRIVIIANGTIQQVGTPDEIYNHPANMFVADFIGSPAMNQFDVRLDGTTLVGDGFEYDLSDRLAERARSNLTGDRLVLGIRPEDIRLAEESGGNTIETRVDVVEPVGSDNYLYVTLAGQECTVRADADVRPSTGDSALVTFDESDVHLFDAETETNVLTQTDEPLTPTA
- a CDS encoding ABC transporter substrate-binding protein, with protein sequence MVRKQSDSSASRRRFIKVAGATGIAGLAGCLGGGGGGGGTAGSSGSGTTTLQFWTLFAGGDGEAMKSMVDQFNEEHDSIQVERQRQPFAEYYDKLFTAMTGGNAPDLAVFHTTELQRFVQAMQPLGDLLSSGASDAYVSSIWDQTQFDGSRVALPLDTHPNGLYYNKDIFEEAGLDPESPPTSFSELTEAANTIESETDKLAFSPDPYNLYQVRQYIAWLRGRGGTFLNEDKTSAEFGDAEGTALGEFYGNITNEWGWDRPDATENRGTKAFRSGDMAMTINGTWYYGVLQSQDFEWGMTQPFVGPEQSTDLTWANSHTLGVPAGTDKAQAATEVAEWLTQNSLTWGTDAGHLPAASGVLESDDLRSATVWEKTLSTYNEMAQNGALAYMPSTENNQDYQRPVNKAIQQIYSGQAEAADVIPSAAEQVTSNLQG
- a CDS encoding carbohydrate ABC transporter permease, with translation MATEDRLSVRRKLRSIDLSDGETRDGILFALPYFALFSVFLLYPLVKGFYMSLFDWNAFAPAQSEFILFENYARMLGDPAFWKSVRATVVFVVLTVPTLVVLGLALALGVNRDIKGKRVLRTVFFSPYVLTVSVVSLIWAELYAPQYGAINYYVGYLVQNPPSWLNSFTWAMPAIAIATIWWTVGFNFVILLAARQSVPERLYEAAKIDGASSWRAFKDITVPQMRSAIVFVTTVQFIWSFQVFGQAYIMTNGGPGESTQTLVMYLFRMAFNEGQFGYAAAVGYFLFFVLVAVSLGNYYFVSGGESA